In the genome of Leishmania infantum JPCM5 genome chromosome 27, one region contains:
- a CDS encoding putative reductase: MRFAVSCVAGVVGAWVWRRSSGQDAECYRGIQNALTFHNPDRKGRVFSQRYEPYQLGEIIPITADVALFRFLLHHSEDEFNLRPCSTLQACYKYGVQPKDQCQRFYTPVTANHTAGYFDLIVKRKKDGLMTNHLFGMHVGDTLLFRSVAFKIQYRPNRWKHVGMIGGGTGFTPFLQIIRHALTEPVDSKEADRTKLSFLFCNRTERHILLGGVFDDLARRYPHRFRMFYTIDLAVDKGKWLEQENHFLGYVTTDMIRRSMPAPEEKNKIIMLCGPDPLLSHVAGTPMSTMSSMSGSLNIQPMATDINNLVSLGGLLKELGYDNTDVYRF, encoded by the coding sequence ATGCGCTTTGCGGTCTCGTGCGTGGCGGGTGTCGTGGGAGCGTGGGTGTGGCGGCGGTCTTCGGGCCAGGATGCGGAGTGCTACCGCGGCATTCAAAACGCGCTCACATTCCACAATCCAGACCGCAAAGGGCGGGTCTTCAGCCAACGCTATGAACCGTACCAGCTGGGTGAGATCATCCCTATCACCGCAGACGTAGCCCTCTTCCGCTTCCTGTTACATCATAGCGAGGATGAGTTTAACCTGAGGCCCTGCTCGACACTGCAGGCGTGCTACAAGTACGGCGTGCAGCCGAAGGACCAGTGCCAACGCTTCTACACGCCCGTGACGGCAAACCACACAGCGGGCTATTTCGACCTAATCGTAAAACGCAAGAAGGATGGTCTTATGACAAATCACCTGTTCGGCATGCATGTCGGTGATACGCTGCTCTTCCGTAGTGTCGCCTTCAAAATCCAATACCGCCCGAACCGATGGAAACACGTGGGCAtgatcggcggcggcaccggcttcACTCCATTTCTGCAGATCATCCGACACGCCTTGACGGAGCCAGTGGATAGCAAGGAGGCGGACAGGACGAAACTGTCCTTCCTGTTCTGCAACCGCACCGAGCGGCACATCCTCCTCGGTGGCGTCTTCGATGACCTTGCGAGGCGCTACCCGCACCGCTTCCGCATGTTCTACACGATCGATCTGGCCGTTGACAAGGGCAAGTGGTTAGAGCAGGAAAACCACTTTTTGGGATACGTAACAACCGACATGATCCGCCGCAGCATGCCGGCGCCGGAGGAGAAGAACAAGATCATCATGCTATGCGGACCAGacccgctgctgtcgcacgTGGCCGGCACACCGATGTCAACGATGTCCTCCATGTCGGGTAGCCTGAACATCCAGCCCATGGCAACCGACATCAACAATCTCGTCAGCCTCGGTGGCCTTTTGAAAGAGCTCGGCTACGATAACACAGACGTGTATCGCTTCTAG